GGGTCAAGTCAACACCTCAGCACAAAACAGACAATTTTGCTGAATTGGTTTGTTCCAATTCCTTACGTGGGGATGCTTTGACCAATGCAGTTGGGCTTCTCAAGGAAGAAATGCGTCGCTTGGGTTCTGTTATCTTGGAATCTGCTGAAGCTACACGTGTTCCTGCTGGTGGAGCCCTTGCGGTGGACCGTGATGGTTTCTCTCAAATGGTGACTGAAAAAGTGGCTAATCACCCCTTGATTGAAGTGGTTCGTGATGAAATTACAGAATTGCCGACTGATGTTATTACAGTTGTCGCTACTGGTCCTTTAACCAGCGATGCCCTAGCTGAAAAGATTCATGCCCTTAATGACGGTGATGGTTTCTATTTCTACGATGCGGCGGCGCCGATTATCGATGTCAATACCATCGATATGAGCAAGGTCTATCTCAAGTCTCGTTATGACAAGGGAGAAGCAGCCTACCTCAATGCCCCTATGACCAAGCAAGAATTTATGGATTTCCATGAAGCATTGATCAATGCGGAAGAAGCCCCGCTCAATTCGTTTGAAAAAGAAAAGTACTTTGAAGGTTGTATGCCTATCGAAGTCATGGCTAAGCGTGGCATTAAAACCATGCTTTATGGTCCGATGAAGCCAGTCGGTTTGGAGTATCCAGACGATTATACAGGCCCTCGTGACGGGGAGTTCAAAACACCGTATGCAGTTGTCCAGCTTCGTCAGGACAATGCGGCTGGTAGCCTCTACAATATCGTTGGTTTCCAAACCCACCTCAAATGGGGAGAACAAAAGCGTGTCTTCCAAATGATTCCAGGTCTTGAAAATGCTGAGTTTGTCCGTTATGGGGTCATGCATCGCAATTCTTATATGGATTCACCAAATCTTCTTGAACAGACTTACCGTTCTAAGAAACAACCAAACCTCTTCTTTGCTGGTCAAATGACGGGTGTAGAAGGCTATGTTGAGTCAGCAGCTTCAGGCTTGGTTGCAGGTATTAACGCAGCTCGTCTCTTTAAGGGTGAAAGTGAAGCTATCTTCCCAGAGACCACAGCGATTGGAAGTCTGGCTCATTACATCACTCACGCTGATAGCAAACATTTCCAACCAATGAACGTCAATTTCGGGATTATCAAGGAATTGGAAGGCGAGCGTATCCGTGATAAGAAGGCTCGTTATGAAAAAATTGCAGAGCGTGCTCTTACCGACTTAGAGGAATTTTTAACGGTCTAATTTTTTTCAAAGAATTGCTCATGATACTATAAAAATCTTAGAAATTGTGATAAAATAGGTAGGATAAAAAAAGGAGAGTAAAAATGGCGAACCCCAAGTATAAACGTATTTTAATCAAGTTATCAGGTGAAGCCCTTGCCGGTGAACGTGGCGTAGGGATTGATATCCAAACAGTTCAAACAATCGCAAAAGAGATTCAAGAAGTTCATAGCTTAGGTATCGAAATTGCCCTTGTTATTGGTGGAGGAAATCTCTGGCGCGGAGAACCTGCTGCAGAAGCAGGAATGGACCGCGTTCAGGCTGATTACACTGGAATGCTTGGGACCGTGATGAATGCTCTTGTGATGGCAGATTCATTGCAACAAGTTGGTGTCGATACGCGTGTACAAACAGCCATTGCCATGCAACAAGTGGCAGAACCTTATGTACGTGGACGTGCTCTTCGCCACCTTGAAAAATGCCGTATTGTTATCTTTGGTGCTGGTATTGGTTCACCTTACTTCTCAACAGATACAACAGCAGCCCTTCGTGCAGCTGAAATCGAAGCGGATGCCATCCTTATGGCTAAAAATGGCGTAGACGGTGTTTACAATGCCGATCCTAAGAAAGACAAAACTGCCGTTAAGTTTGAAGAATTGACCCACCGTGACGTTATCAATAAAGGTCTTCGTATCATGGACTCAACAGCTTCAACTCTCTCTATGGACAACGACATTGACTTGGTTGTCTTCAATATGAACCAACCAGGCAACATCAAACGTGTCGTATTTGGTGAAAATATCGGAACAACAGTTTCAAACAATATCGAAGAAAAGGAATAAGAAAATTATGGCTAATGCAATTGTAGAAAAAGCAAAAGAGAGAATGACCCAGTCTCACCAATCACTTGCTCGTGAATTTGGAGGTATCCGTGCCGGTCGTGCCAACGCAAGCTTGCTAGACCGTATCCACGTAGAATACTATGGAGTTGAAACTCCTCTTAACCAAATCGCTTCAATTACTATTCCAGAAGCGCGTGTCTTGTTGGTAACACCATTTGACAAGTCTTCATTGAAAGACATCGAACGTGCCTTGAACGCTTCTGATCTTGGTATTACACCAGCTAATGACGGTTCTGTGATCCGCTTGGTTATCCCAGCTCTTACAGAAGAAACTCGTCGTGACCTTGCCAAAGAAGTGAAGAAGGTCGGTGAAAATGCTAAAGTGGCTGTCCGCAATATCCGTCGTGATGCTATGGATGAAGCTAAGAAACAAGAAAAAGCAAAAGAAATCACTGAAGACGAATTGAAGACTCTTGAAAAAGATATTCAAAAAGTAACAGACGATGCTGTGAAACACATCGACGACATGACTGCCAATAAAGAAAAAGAAATCTTGGAAGTCTAAAAATAAACAGAAAAACTCAGTTGGCATTGCTGGCTGAGTTTTATTCGAAAGAAGGAAATATGAATACAAATCTTGCAAGTTTTATCGTTGGACTCATCATCGATGAAAATGACCGTTTTTACTTTGTGCAAAAGGATGGTCAGACCTATGCTCTTGCTAAAGAAGAAGGTCAACATACAGTAGGGGATACGGTCAAAGGTTTTGCCTACACGGATATGAAGCAAAAACTCCGCTTGACCACTCAAGAAGTTACTGCGACTCAGGACCAATTTGGTTGGGGAACCGTAACAGAAGTTCGAAAGGACTTGGGTGTCTTTGTCGATACCGGTCTACCTGATAAGGAAATCGTTGTGTCACTCGATATCCTCCCTGAGCTCAAGGAACTCTGGCCTAAGAAAGGTGATAAACTTTACATCCGTCTTGAAGTGGACAAGAAAGACCGAATCTGGGGACTTTTGGCGTATCAGGAAGACTTCCAACGTCTGGCTCGTCCTGCCTACAACAACATGCAGAACCAAAACTGGCCAGCCATTGTTTACCGTCTCAAGCTATCAGGGACCTTTGTCTATCTGCCAGAGAATAACATGCTTGGTTTCATTCACCCAAGTGAGCGCTACGCAGAGCCACGTTTGGGGCAAGTGTTAGATGCGCGTGTAATTGGTTTCCGTGAAGTGGATCGTACCTTGAACCTCTCCCTCAAACCACGTTCCTTTGAAATGTTGGAAAATGATGCCCAGATGATTTTGACCTACTTGGAAAGCAATGGCGGTTTCATGACCTTAAATGATAAGTCATCTCCTGAAGACATCAAGGCAACCTTTGGCATTTCTAAAGGTCAGTTCAAGAAAGCACTCGGTGGCTTGATGAAGGCTGGTAAAATCAAGCAAGATCAGTTTGGGACAGAGTTGATTTAAACCTTATAGACATGATAAAGAAACTTGAAGAAATGAGTTTAGAGGAACTCTGGCAACTTTTTCCTATTTTTCTAGTAGAGCATAAGTCAGAGTGGAAAGACTGGTATGAATCGGAAAAAACAAGTCTGAAAAAAATATTGGGTGCAAATGTTATTAAAAGAATAGAACATATCGGTAGCACTGCTATCCCTAATATTTGGGCCAAAAATATCGTTGATATTCTGCTAGAAGTAGGTAGAATAGAGGATTTAGCAAGAGTCAGGGATTTATTGGTGAAGAATGGTTGGCTAG
This genomic stretch from Streptococcus sp. 1643 harbors:
- the trmFO gene encoding methylenetetrahydrofolate--tRNA-(uracil(54)-C(5))-methyltransferase (FADH(2)-oxidizing) TrmFO, whose protein sequence is MSQSYINVIGAGLAGSEAAYQIAERGIPVKLYEMRGVKSTPQHKTDNFAELVCSNSLRGDALTNAVGLLKEEMRRLGSVILESAEATRVPAGGALAVDRDGFSQMVTEKVANHPLIEVVRDEITELPTDVITVVATGPLTSDALAEKIHALNDGDGFYFYDAAAPIIDVNTIDMSKVYLKSRYDKGEAAYLNAPMTKQEFMDFHEALINAEEAPLNSFEKEKYFEGCMPIEVMAKRGIKTMLYGPMKPVGLEYPDDYTGPRDGEFKTPYAVVQLRQDNAAGSLYNIVGFQTHLKWGEQKRVFQMIPGLENAEFVRYGVMHRNSYMDSPNLLEQTYRSKKQPNLFFAGQMTGVEGYVESAASGLVAGINAARLFKGESEAIFPETTAIGSLAHYITHADSKHFQPMNVNFGIIKELEGERIRDKKARYEKIAERALTDLEEFLTV
- the pyrH gene encoding UMP kinase; this encodes MANPKYKRILIKLSGEALAGERGVGIDIQTVQTIAKEIQEVHSLGIEIALVIGGGNLWRGEPAAEAGMDRVQADYTGMLGTVMNALVMADSLQQVGVDTRVQTAIAMQQVAEPYVRGRALRHLEKCRIVIFGAGIGSPYFSTDTTAALRAAEIEADAILMAKNGVDGVYNADPKKDKTAVKFEELTHRDVINKGLRIMDSTASTLSMDNDIDLVVFNMNQPGNIKRVVFGENIGTTVSNNIEEKE
- the frr gene encoding ribosome recycling factor, which encodes MANAIVEKAKERMTQSHQSLAREFGGIRAGRANASLLDRIHVEYYGVETPLNQIASITIPEARVLLVTPFDKSSLKDIERALNASDLGITPANDGSVIRLVIPALTEETRRDLAKEVKKVGENAKVAVRNIRRDAMDEAKKQEKAKEITEDELKTLEKDIQKVTDDAVKHIDDMTANKEKEILEV
- the cvfB gene encoding RNA-binding virulence regulatory protein CvfB, yielding MNTNLASFIVGLIIDENDRFYFVQKDGQTYALAKEEGQHTVGDTVKGFAYTDMKQKLRLTTQEVTATQDQFGWGTVTEVRKDLGVFVDTGLPDKEIVVSLDILPELKELWPKKGDKLYIRLEVDKKDRIWGLLAYQEDFQRLARPAYNNMQNQNWPAIVYRLKLSGTFVYLPENNMLGFIHPSERYAEPRLGQVLDARVIGFREVDRTLNLSLKPRSFEMLENDAQMILTYLESNGGFMTLNDKSSPEDIKATFGISKGQFKKALGGLMKAGKIKQDQFGTELI